aacacaaagacacacagagacccacacttttataccatctattgcatctcgtCTATACTGGTCGGTCATGggccatccatatatttatatgtacatattcttattccatccctttacttagaatTGTGtctattaggtagttgttgtggaattgttagattagttGTTAGATATCgttgcactgtcagaactagaagcacaagcatttcacccactcgcaaaaacatctgctaaccatgtgtttgtgaaaaatgagatttgatttgatttgaatatttcACTCTGTATTAGTCATTCTGAAGATCTACAACTACCATTCCTTCCTGCTATACGGAGACGTTCTTCACTTCAACCCTTTGACTCTATGAGGAGATGAGGCTTATATTTGACCTATtttacacatgtacaagtgtgctTTAATatacatgtgtgaattggaaatgtgtttttggatatcccactctccctgagacacccgtTGAGAggggggtcacagccagggtagaAGGTCGTCCacaaacagactaggacccagaccagagaggaggtcatcttcaaacagactaggacccagaccagagaggaggtcatcaacaacagactaggacccagaccagagaggaggacatccacaacagactaggacccagaccaaagaggaggtcatccacaacagactaggacccagaccagagaggaggtcatccataacagactaggacccagaccagagaggaggacatcaacaacagactaggacccagaccagagaagaGATCTGTACAGTTGGTATCGTTGCTGAGTTGGTTGTTCATGAACAGGGTAAAACTCACCTCTTGTAAGATGGAGTCCTGAACAGCAGGATCACTGAAGTTCAGATTTTGATCCTTTGGGTTCAATTTCATTCTCAACACCTGTCTCTTCAGTTGGGGTTTCTCAGGGGTCTCCACAGCTGGGCCTAAAAGAGAATACAATCCCACAATGACAGTAGTGAATCATGGGGGAAATATTAGAGTTCTCCTGTCATCATAATATCAGGTAGATCAGGTGGAGAATATTGTAACTTACGATAGCAGATGAAAGGATGAGTTGACTCACAGGGATGATTTATCCATTTAGAATAAGAAGGATCAGGAGAATAAGAAGACACCATAGTGCAGCTGTAACTCTGATCTGTCAAAAGCCATTCTGGCCACCAGTTTCTGAATGAGGAGTCACTCTGGTCTGACCATATCCAGGAGTCTTGAAACAGACCGATCCACACAGGAAGTCCCCTCAGTGATATCTTcttctctatctctgtgttctcAGTCTGGTTCCTCACACTGACCAGGtctgtgtgatgctgtctgcagTAACTCTGAGCATCTATCCAGGTCTTGTTCTCCTGAATTAAGACGTATGTTAGGTTGGTGTCTTGTTTTCCTGCAAAAGTCAAATGTAATAATCAGTACAAATATCCAGTGAAATATCATCTACTGATCATCTATAGTACATGTTGTCATTGATTTGATAACAGATCAATAACTGATTAACAACTTAAAGTTATCATGAGTCTATGTTTCAACTCAATGGCAGCTCCAGCACTTAGAACAGGCTTCATCATTAGTATGTAAACACTCACCATCATAACAGATGAAGTGATGCTGGTCATCACAGGAGGTGTTGTACCACAGACCAGCTGTACTCATTAAAGCACAGTTACCATTTTGGGGTGTTCCAGTGTCCCAGTTTCTGAACTCAGTCTCCCCCTTTCTGTAGAAACGTCTGTCTGACAGAGACCAGTGCCACTTCATGGAGTCTCCCTTCTTCAGTCCAATCCAGAACCATGAATTATAACTACTGCCACTGGTAATCAGCCTGTTCAGGTCCTCCATGTCATCTACTGTAGCCAGATCAGTGTATTTCTCTCTGCAGTAACTCTGGGCATCAGTCCAGTTCATATAGTTGGCAATGAGGTGATACTGATAAATAAGGCATGAGGAAGGTGTGTAGAACCCTGTGAAGAGAAAAATGATTCATGAGGTACATTTTCTCCATCACCTTCTCAACCCCAACCATATTATCTATGGATCTgttaacatacagtacacactggtgtgcaaacacacacacacacacacacacacacacacacacacacacacacacacacacacacacacacacacacacacacacacacacacacacacacacacacacacacacacacacacacacacacacacacgcacctacaTCCATAAACACATGACCACACTTTTCCAGCGTGGGTGTTCATTGGGCCTTTGTTGGGTTGGTGAGGGATCTTTGAGGGGCGGTAGACTTCCTTGGGTGTACACTTTTCAAATAAATCATTATTTATTCTGCGGTTATTCTGCAGTTGTTCTATTGCTATTATTTCTGTTAGCAATGAAATGTACACTACATGTTAATAGTATCTTCTGATTATATTTATTATGTCTTTATCTATTATCTTCCAAAATGTAAGTAGGTTTTTCTAGATGTCCAATAACTCATTCTGATTGAATGGCttgtcctgcactttgtaaaaTCCCAGGGTGCATTGAGTGAATGTTGGAAAAAGATCTTGATTCCTTTCTAAACATAGAAGTGTGAAGCAAAGAGGACTCTGTCCacaaaataggtgaagtgaactagcaaagagttgagtcctcattcaaagCCAGAGGCAGAGTTATGTTTCTCTTAATACCACAGTTcactttaaacaggactgagatcagttattttaaacaggactgagatcagttactttaaacaggactgagatcagttactttaaacaggactgagatcagttactttaaacaggactgagatcagttactttaaacaggactgagatcagttactttaaacaggactgagatcagttactttaaacaggactgagatcagttcactttaaacaggactgagatcagttcacTTTAAACAGGACTGATATCAGTTcactttaaacaggactgagatcagttcactttaaacaggactgagatcagttattttaaacaggactgagatcagttcactttaaacaggactgagatcagttattttaaacaggactgagatcagttcactttaaacaggactgagatcagttattttaaacaggactgagatcagttattttaaacaggactgagatcagttattttaaacaggactgagatcagttcactttaaacaggactgagatcagttattttaaacaggactgagatcagttattttaaacaggactgagatcagttattttaaacaggactgagatcagttattttaaacaggactgagatcagttattttaaacaggactgagatcagttactttaaacaggactgagatcagttactttaaacaggactgagatcagttactttaaacaggactgagatcagttactttaaacaggactgctatcagttattttaaacaggactgagatcagttcacTTTAatcaggactgagatcagttattttaaacaggactgagatcagttcacTTTAatcaggactgagatcagttattttaaacaggactgagatcagttactttaaacaggactgagatcagttacttAAAACAATTactgagatcagttattttaaacaggactgagatcagttactttaaacaggactgagaccagttattttaaacaggactgagatcagttactttAAACAGGACCATATGTGAAAACACCTCACAGAAATTAGGGCTCATAAATGTTACAATTTATTCATTACTTTAGCAATATTGTATTTAACTTCTGCTAAATAAATGGTTTATACATAAATTCCTATACATAAGAGATATAACTGAAAAATTACTATAAGGTGGTCAATACACATGGTGACAATACATAAGATCATTTTGGTGACCAAATGGACCCAATACGGACAGCTGATCCAAAGTGTCAGCTTATTTCAGGAACAGTGAAGGCTGTCCTCAACAGATATGGGCTGtccacactgggacacactgggacacactgggacacactgggacacactgggacacactgggacacactgagccacactgggccacactgggacacactgggacacactgggacacactgggacacactgggccacactgggacacactgggacacactgggacacactgggccacactgggccacactgggccacactgggacacactgggccACACTGGGCCACACTGGGCCAATGTCTTGGGGGTAATATGGAGCCGATTAGCAAGAACGTATCGGCCCAATGTGGGCATGTttgctgggacacacacacagtaaactgaCCTGAGATTAGCAGGGTGAGATACAACAACGTTTCCATCACTGTGAAATTCAAAGGATATATGATTAAAATGAATGCACTTCAAGGTTGTAACACTTTACCAATGCAAACTGTCTTTCTCCTTCTTTACTGATATGATGAGACAAGACAGGTGAAGATAATGCTCTCCACATAGAGGGTTATCACCTGTTCAGAGACAGGAACAATCCGTGATTGTTAGGTTAGGTTTTTAAAGTATTGGAAGTGGGTAGTGGTGAAAAACCTCAACATTTCCAGAGAGTAAGAACACATGGttgattattctacaatggaacCTTCAAAACTGGGAATTAAAAAGTATCTAATAAATACTATAAACATTTCTCTACAATGAAATATCTATGAAATATGTATGAAATATGAAATATCTACAATCCAAAATGGCCTCACCTGTTGTTTGaagaaaaatctctctctctctctctctctctctctctgtctgtctctttctctgtctctgtctctgtctctgtctctgtctctgtctctgtctctgtctctgtctctgtctctgcctctctatctctctctcggtaTCCAACTAtctcccctttctgtctctctgtctctcctactGTGTGTATGTCATCCCATGTTTGTCCCTATTTAAACCTCACACTGTTCCTCATTTGCTTGAATTTGTTATTCATCTCAAAACAAAAACAACTGTGATGTGACATTCATCCCACTGGATAAGGGGTTGGACAGAACCAGAGAAGGAAACAGTTAGAGAGGCTATACAGAACATGTTCATGTGATGGTTCTGTTGATCCAAAGGAGATAACCCACTCCTCTAGACATATTGCCCAGAAATTGCCTCATTGTACCGTAAAGGACCCAACTCCTAAAAATCAAAGGGTTGTGTAATTTCAAGAATTGTTCAGGTCAGTGAGGCCTGAATTGAGAGTGATACAAGGTATCAAGAGAGTTCCAGAAGGACGATGGCCAAAGTCAAcaccaatgcttcccactgttgtgtcaagttggctggtagtggatctcTACTCCAAATAGCTCATTCCATCTAATCCCTCATGATCAATTGGCTTGATATCAGCTGACTGGTGAATGACTGGTAactgtcatggagagagcagatgGTCCTGATGTTGTGAATATGTCTAGAAAAACACCTCCagcattgggttctctgacctccctctcctctgtcattgtgttctctgccctccctctcctctctcactgggttctctgacctccctctcctctgtcattgggttctcagacctccctctcctctgtcattgggttctctgacctccttctcctctgtcattgggttctcagacctccctctcctctgtcattgggttctctgacctccttctcctctctcactgggttctctgacctccctctcctctgtcattgggttctcagacctccctctcctctgtcattgggttctctgacctccctctcctctgtcattgggttctctgacctccctctcctctgtcattgggttctcagacctccctctcctctgtcattgggttctctgccctccctctcctctgtcattgggttctctgacctccctctcctctgtcattgggttctctgtcctccctctcctctgtcattgtgttctctgtcctccctctactctgtcattgggttctctgacctccctctcctctgtcattgtgttctctgacctccctctcttctgtcattgggttctctgtcctccctctcctctgtcattgtgttctctgtcctccctctactctgtcatcgggttctctgacctccctctcctctgtcattgggttctctgacctccctctcctctgtcattgggttctctgacctccctctcctctgtcattgtgttctctgtcctccctctactctgtcattgggttctctgacctccctctcctctgtcattgggttctctgacctccctctcttctgtcattgggttctctgacctccctctcctctgtcattgggttctctgccctccctctcctctctcattgggttctctgacctccctctcctctgtcattgtgttctctgacctccctctcctctgtcattgtgttctctgacctccctctcctctgtcattgggttctctgacctccctctcctctgtcattgggttctctgccctccctctcctctctcattgggttctctgacctccctctcctctgtcattgggttctctgccctccctctcctctgtcattgggttctctgacctccctctcctctctcattgggttctctgacctccctctcctctgtcattgggttctctgacctccctctgtcactgtgttctctgcccctcctctcctctgtcattgggttctctgacctccctctcctctgtcattgagtgttctgcactctctctctcccctttcattGACTGTGAATTAATGCAAAACTTCAGTCTCTTTCAAATGCAAATCATTGGTCAGCAGGTCATGGGTACAGTTGACACCTGTTTGGTGGTTGTGATGGGTCTTAATGACTAACATATAAATGAAATATGAACCAAATATAACAAACACACCCTACAacattttaaacctttatttggTCATAAAAAAATTGTAGTTTAATTCATATAAAACCTTGATGATGAATGAGAGATGATTTCTTTAAATCTAAATGAACTTCCAGTAAAGAAAGACAGAGCTGTAAGGATGGtaatgtaacggctttcttcctggggtgaaggagaggaccaaaatgcagcgcggctagtgttcaacatgatttaataaagaagagacgataacgtgaacactatataaaatacaaaataacaaatgtgaaaaccgagacagtcctatctggtgcagaacacaaagacagacgacaaccacccacaatccccaacacaaaataAGCCACCtttatatgattctcaatcagggacaacgattgacagctgcctctgattgagaaccatattaggctggacacagaaacagacaaactagacacacaacatagaattcccacccagctcacgtcctgaccaacactaaacaagcaaaacacataagaactatggtcaggacgtgacaggtaATCTGACATGAGATCTGTGGTTGCAACTGGGACTTTCATCTGAATCATTCATTGATGTCAATGCACAGAAATTCCAGTGAGCAGATCTCAAGCCTGAATACTGTCTTTAATGACTGAGGAAAAAGACCATCTCTCACTATCACACATCATGTTATTTATTAACATTCCAAATGGACCATCAAGTCTACTGTTACAGTTAAAACTAGGTTCTAATATATAAACTAACAAAAGAGATTCAAACAATGAACAATGTTAAAGATTTGTAATTTAAGATCACATCCTATAATAAAACAATACTAATATACAATAAAACAAAATTCAATATATGATTGAACAATATTAAATATGATAAAACAATATACATCTAGACCAGTACAGATTATTAATGTAAATAAAAAGAGAAATATAAGGAGAACATTTGACATAATTAGAGTTCTCTCTTTGTCATCATCctcttcttcatcatcatcttcttcCCCTCCTCTTCTTTATTGGGAGACCCCTCTTCCTCCTTGTGGAAGACCTTCCCATCAGGCTGCTTTTTCCATGTCACTTTGGTGTCTGCAGGTAACCCCTGCTCCTTCAGCTTGTTCCTTATCTGGAGAAACACATACATACAGAAACCCACATTATTTCACTCTGTATTAGTCATTCTAAAGATCTACAACTACCATTCCTTCCTGCTATACTGAGACGTTCTTCACTTCAACCCTTGGACTCTATGAGGAGACGAGGCTGATATTTGTCCTGTTtctgtaaggaccgacgctggagacgagaagcaggtaccGGGAGTCAACATTTAATTAGGAACAAACatggaacaagacaggaacagcgtcagcacactgGTATACAAAGACAGTCTACAATCAAtgctgaagcagggaacagaacaggggaacagacagatataggggagatgACAGatgtgattgagtccaggtgagtccaaaaattgCTTATGCGCCTGACGgtggaaggcaggtgtgcgtaatgatggtggtaggagtgcgtaatgctggggagcctggcgccaggggggaagagtgggagcaggcatgacagtaccccccctctaggggcACCACCCGACGTCCCATCTGGGCGAGCCTGACTGGACAAGCTGGCTGGGCGTGATATCCTGACGAACTGGCAGaggcgtgagagcctggcgagccggttGAGGCATGAAGGCCTGTCGATACCACTGAGGCGTGGGAGCTCGATGATCCTGTGGAAGCGTAccagcctgacgagccggctgggTGTAAAAACCTGACCATCCGGCTGAGGCCTGACGTGGGATTGGCGCCttccgagccaaccggggcaaggaccCTCTCGAGCCAGCTTCAAGTGTTTGAATTGGCCATgtgtttttgcatatcccactctccctgagacaccttcGGAGAGTTGTGTCACAGCCAGGAGAAAaagtcatccacaacagactagaacccagatcagagaggaggtcatccacaacagactaggacccacaCCAGAGAAGaagtcatccacaacagactagaacCCAGATCAGAGAGGAGGTCAttcacaacagactaggacccacaCCAGAGAAGaagtcatccacaacagactagaacccagatcagagagtaggtcatccacaacagactaggacccagaccagagaagaagtcatccacaacagactaggacccagaccagagaagaagtcatccacaacagactaggatcCAGACTAGAGATGAGGTCATccacaaaatacatttttccaGACCAGAAAAGAGGTCTGTACAGTTTGTATCATTACTGAGTGAACAGGGGGAAACTGACCTCTTGTAAGATGGCGTACAGAACAGCAAGATCTCTGAGGTTCACATTTTGATCCTTTGGGGTCATCTTCACTCTCACCACCTGTCTCTTCAGTTGAGGTTTCTCAGGGGTCGGGGAGGCAGTCTTGTGTATAATCGGGGGGGTAGTCGTGGTTGTGGGCAGAGGGTTCGTCGTGGTTGTGGTCATGGGGGTAGTTGTGGTTGTGGGCAGGGGGATAGTCGTAgttgtgggtatgggggtagCCGTGGTTGTGGTCATGGGGGTAGTTGTGGTTGTGGGCAGGGGGATAGTCGTGGTTGTGGGCATGGGGGCAGTTGTCGTTGTGGGCAGGGGGGTAGTCGTGGTTGTGGGCAGGGGGGTAGTCGTGGTTGTGGGCAGGGGGGTAGTCGTTGTCGTGGGCATGGGGGAAGTCGTGGTTGTTGGCAGGGGGTAGTCGTGTTTGTGGTCAGTGGGGTAGTCgtggttgtgggtatgggggAAGTCGTGGATGTGGTCAGGGGGGGCGGTCGTAGTTGTGGGCAGGGGGGTAGTCGTGGTTGTGGGCATGGGGGAAGTCGTGGATGTGGTCAGGGGGGGCGGTCGTAGTTGTGGGCAGGGGGGTAGTCGTGGTTGTGGTCAGTGGGGTAGTCGTTGTTGTGGGCAGGGGGGTAGTCGTGGTTGTGGGTAGGGGGGTAGTCGTGTTTGTGGTCAGTGGGGTAGTCGTTGTTGTGGGCAGGGGGGTAGTCGTGGTTGTGGGCATGGGGGAAGTCGTGGATGTGGTCAGGGGGGGCGGTCGTAGTTGTGGACAGGGGGGTAGTCGTGGTTGTGGTCAGTGGGGTAGTCGTGGTTGTGGGCAGGGGGGTAGTCGTGGTTGTGGGCAGGGGGGAAGTCGTGGTTGTGGGCAGGGGGGTAGTCGTGGTTGTGGTCAGTGGGGTAGTCGTGGTTGTGGGCAGGGGGGTAGTCGTGGTTGTGGGCAGGGGGGAAGTCGTGTTTATGGTCAGGGGGGTAGTCGTGGTTGTGGGCAGGGGGGAAGTCGTGGTTGTGGGCAGGGGGGCGGTCGTAGTTGTGGGCAGGGGGGTAGTCGTTGTTGTGGGCAGGGGATAGTCGTTGTTGTGGGTGTGGGCAGGGAGGTAATCgtggttgtgggtatgggggtagtcgtggttgtgggtatgggggtagtcgtggttgtgggtatgggggtagtcgtggttgtgggtatgggggtagtcgtggttgtgggtatgggggtagttgtggttgtggttgtgggcaGGGGGACAGTTGTGGTTGTGGGCAGGGGGGAAGTCGTGTTTGTGGGCAGGGGGGTAGTCgtggttgtgggtatgggggAAGTCGTGGTTGTTGTCAGGGGGGCAGTCGTAGTTGTGGGCAGGGGGGTAGTCGTGGTCATGGGCAGGGGGCTAGACGTTGTTGTGGGTGTGGGCAGGGGGGTAGTCATGGTCTCCACAGCTATGCCAAGAATAGAATACAATCCCACAATGACAGTAGTGAATCATGTTGCAACATTAGTTCTCCTGTCATCATAGTATCAGGTAGATCAGGTGGAGAATATGGTAACTTACCATAGCAGATGAAAGGAAAGGCGTTATCACAGGGATAATTTCTCAATTTAGCATGATAAGGAGAAGAAGGATTAGAATGCACCAGAGTGCAGTTGAATGCCTGTTCTGTTGAAAGCCATCCTGGCCACCAGTTTCTGAATGAGGAGTCACTCTGGTCTGACCATATCCAGGAGTCTTGAAACAGACCGATCCACACAGGAAGTCCCCTCAGTGATATCTTcttctctatctctgtgttctcAGTCTGGTTCCTCACACTGACCAGGtctgtgtgatgctgtctgcagTAACTCTGAGCATCTATCCAGGTCTTGTTCTCCTGAATTAAGACGTATGTTAGGTTGGTGTCTTGTTTTCCTGCAAAAGTCAAATGTAATAATCAATACAAATATCCAGTGAAACATCATCTACTGATCATCTATAGTACATGTTGTCATTGATTTGATAACAGATCAATAACTGATTAACAACTTAAAGTTATCTCCGTCTATCTTGttatctccagctctctctccttctgtgtgTCTGCCCCCCCCTGCTTGGCCCTATATACATCTTAAACTGATACTCATTGATTAGAATTTGTTTTTCATATTCTTTGTTTCCAAATAGGGGTATGCAAAAAGGAGTAGACATTCTCATCATGTTATTATCTTACTCAAACAAGCATGTGGCATGTAACATCTATCACTATCGCAACAGGGTTGGACAAAGCCAGGGACACCAGCTGAGCGTTTTGTCAAAGTTTAGAAACTGTTTTTTTGAAGGAAGAATTCATGAAAATCAATTGATTTGAATTAGTCACAGTATCAACTGAACCTGGGATATCAGCTCACCTCCAAACTGTATTAGCCCACTGAGCCATGGCACAATCAAAGATCGTCACCAGTTACCACAACTACAGTCATAAACCCTGACAATTTCTATAATTTCTCTTTAAATGCCAGATCTCTTTTGCAAGatgcatcattcacccaagttttaTCAAAGCCAGTACTGTCTGAGATATCACGTGTGACTAACGTACAAACGGACGGACCTACAGAGACAGATCCACGTTCCCTCCTCGATTTCATCATGTGGGAGTGGGacaattaagaccaaaaagcaacaTCTAGTTTTTTGAATTTCGATGATATAGACAACTTGGaatgtggctgtggtaactagtgacaaccataATCTTGGGAAGCCGACTCAAGTCTCCAGGTTTCAGGCACGGTTCCCAGAACCACCTCCGGATATGGTCTGTTGTGAGAGAAAAATCAAGTATTTACCTGATTTGTTTAAAATTAATAGTTAACAGTTCATATGCTTAAACAATTGTTAtggatacaggtatcctgtgtgtgtatcctgtgtgtgtgtattttctttccttcttcCCTTTTCACAGGTGTCGCCAATCGGTCTgcaatcagaagacacctgctcctgtTCCCTTACCCTATCACagcccctttcccttggtttaaaaacccagtCAGTAGTTTTCTCAAGAGTTCAATCTCTCTGAAGCGCAATCTCTCTGTCATTCAATCTCTCTGAGCTCAATCTCTCTGATCTCAATCTCTCTGTAGATCTCAATCTCTCTGTAGATCTCAATCTCTCTGTAGATCTCAAACTCTCTGTAGATCTCAAACTCTGTAGATCTCAATCTCTCTGTAGATCTCAatctctctgtagatctctctTTTGGTTTTGCAACTACATGTCACGTTgtcctgtgagtattgttttgttatggtgtttgactgtttgtttgatggtggaaaaagggggtaccaagacaaGTCGCCCACGGGCATACATTACCTGTAGAAATACTTTGTCTAAGAACACTGGTTAGAACTGGgaggaccacccactgtatttttggttagttagctgttgttAAAGCATGTAGTCTAGTTTAGGGGTGTTTATGGATACTTATTATttatttccttgggtccagctcagccccttttcctgcccccCTTTACTGTGTGTTTTAAAAAGAAACCACTAGTGTTTGACGGTAAATTAAGTTGTCTTTG
This is a stretch of genomic DNA from Salvelinus alpinus chromosome 11, SLU_Salpinus.1, whole genome shotgun sequence. It encodes these proteins:
- the LOC139533354 gene encoding putative C-type lectin domain family 20 member A, producing MNWTDAQSYCREKYTDLATVDDMEDLNRLITSGSSYNSWFWIGLKKGDSMKWHWSLSDRRFYRKGETEFRNWDTGTPQNGNCALMSTAGLWYNTSCDDQHHFICYDGKQDTNLTYVLIQENKTWIDAQSYCRQHHTDLVSVRNQTENTEIEKKISLRGLPVWIGLFQDSWIWSDQSDSSFRNWWPEWLLTDQSYSCTMVSSYSPDPSYSKWINHPCPAVETPEKPQLKRQVLRMKLNPKDQNLNFSDPAVQDSILQEIRNKLKEQGLPADIKVTWKKQPDGKVFHKEEEGSPKKEEEEKMKKRMMTKREL